A stretch of DNA from Staphylococcus equorum:
AATATAGATATTTCCGGTGTTTCTCAACTTTTGAAAGCAATCGCAGACGAAAATAGAGCTAAAATTACTTATGCTTTATGTCAGGAAGAAGAATTATGTGTATGCGATATCTCAAATATCATTGGTGTGACGATCGCAAATGCCTCTCATCATCTTCGTACGCTTAATAAACAAGGGATACTCAAGTTTAGAAAAGAAGGGAAAATGGCTTTCTATTCGCTGGATGATGAACATATCAAGCAGATTATGATGATGGAATTAACGCATAGGAAAGAAGTGAGCGCTAATGTCTGAGCAGCAAGACAAAGTAACAAATAAAGAAAGTAGTACATATCGAGTACAGGGTTTTTCATGTGCCAATTGCGCAGGGAAGTTTGAAAATAATGTTAAAAAACTGCCTAATGTACACGATGCAAGTGTTAATTTTGGTGCCTCTCAAATCTCTGTGCAGGGTGAAGCAAGTATTGAAGAATTGGAAAAAGCCGGTGCATTTGAAAATTTAAAAGTAATACCAAAAACAACAACACGTACAACTTCGGATTCAAAAGATGAACAAAAAGAAAACATTCCGTTTTATAAGAAACATAGTATATTAATCTATTCGGCATTATTTATGTCGCTGGGTTTTATTTCTATGTTTATTAATGGAAATGAAAATATTATAACGGCGCTTTTATTTATTACATCAATGATTGTCGGCGGCGCTTCCATGATAACAACTGGTCTCAAGAATTTGATTCAATTAGAGTTCGATATGAGAACATTGATGACAATTGCTGTTATAGGTGGTGTCATTATCGGTGAATGGGCAGAGGTATCAGTTGTGGTGATTCTATTTTCGATTAGCGAATCATTAGAGCGATTCTCCATGGATCGAGCCAGAGCATCGATTACTTCATTGATGGATGTTGCCCCGAATAAGGCTTTAATCAAACGTGATAACCAAGAAATGACTGTACATGTTGATGATATTGTCGTTGGGGATGTTATGATTGTAAAACCAGGTCAAAAAATTGCGATGGACGGTATTATAATTGATGGCTACTCATCAATTAATCAAGCAGCAATCACTGGTGAATCTGTCCCAGTTGAAAAGTATAAAGATGATGATGTGTATGCAGGCACACTAAATGAAGAAGGATTTCTAGAAGTAAAAATTACAAAACGAGTTGAAGATACCACAATATCCAAAATTATACATCTCGTGGAGGAAGCACAAGCAGAACGTGCACCGTCACAAGCATTTGTAGATAAATTTGCAAAATACTATACACCTGTGATCATAATGATTGCGGCAATGGTTGCTTTATTGCCACCACTATTCTTTGAAGCAAGTTGGGATAAATGGGTATATCAAGGGCTTGCAGTTCTTGTGGTTGGATGCCCGTGTGCCCTTGTTATTTCTACACCAATAGCCATAGTATCGGCAATAGGTAATGCTGCGAAGAAAGGTGTACTTGTCAAAGGTGGTATTTACTTAGAAGAAATCGGAGCACTGAAAGCAATTGCATTTGATAAAACAGGCACTTTGACTAGAGGCGTTCCAGTCGTGACTGATTTCAAAGTTATCAATAATCGAGTGGATGAACGT
This window harbors:
- a CDS encoding ArsR/SmtB family transcription factor codes for the protein MNKNETCEVFCYDEKKVNKVQHDLQNIDISGVSQLLKAIADENRAKITYALCQEEELCVCDISNIIGVTIANASHHLRTLNKQGILKFRKEGKMAFYSLDDEHIKQIMMMELTHRKEVSANV
- a CDS encoding heavy metal translocating P-type ATPase, with product MSEQQDKVTNKESSTYRVQGFSCANCAGKFENNVKKLPNVHDASVNFGASQISVQGEASIEELEKAGAFENLKVIPKTTTRTTSDSKDEQKENIPFYKKHSILIYSALFMSLGFISMFINGNENIITALLFITSMIVGGASMITTGLKNLIQLEFDMRTLMTIAVIGGVIIGEWAEVSVVVILFSISESLERFSMDRARASITSLMDVAPNKALIKRDNQEMTVHVDDIVVGDVMIVKPGQKIAMDGIIIDGYSSINQAAITGESVPVEKYKDDDVYAGTLNEEGFLEVKITKRVEDTTISKIIHLVEEAQAERAPSQAFVDKFAKYYTPVIIMIAAMVALLPPLFFEASWDKWVYQGLAVLVVGCPCALVISTPIAIVSAIGNAAKKGVLVKGGIYLEEIGALKAIAFDKTGTLTRGVPVVTDFKVINNRVDEREIMSIITALEYRSQHPLASAIMSKANAEHISYSDLIVEDFSSITGKGIKGRIDGRMTYVGNSKMFSELLTANNSENKLRNLISSLQEQGKTVMLAGTDKGVEAIIAVADEVRETSQQALHKLHQVSIENTVMLTGDNQNTAGAIGNQVGVTDIKAELLPEDKLKVIKQLKSKYKRVAMVGDGVNDAPALAASTVGVAMGGASTDVALETADVVLMGDDLNKLPFTIKLSRKTLNIIKANITFAIIIKIIALLLVIPGWLTLWIAILSDMGATLLVALNGMRLMRVKEDE